The following coding sequences lie in one Salmo salar chromosome ssa13, Ssal_v3.1, whole genome shotgun sequence genomic window:
- the LOC106567119 gene encoding teashirt homolog 2, giving the protein MPRRKQQAPKRAAVYEPDEDGIMQETIPEDDRENDTPTEEEGSEKTSPKASEDKEMDNKSSNSYSYQNSPVSVLSNQEAELESRLSDTSDRLSLSDFKMASPPESQKVEESSGSKHKDDMHSSLERMRAAYANFLSDSYWTGIGMDLKIGKTPSKANCDSTNGSTKSEFDWHQDALSKTFQQTQSPRPVSKPNLFSSVHLYRQSSKAGGTVFTGASRFKCKDCSAAYDSIVDLTVHMNKSGHYQDNNHGKPSNASTSSKSRKRNLQDMEGKDDAQKVLKCMFCGHSFESLQDLSVHMIKTKHYQKVPLKEPIPVLSPKLLPPAKKRAYEANRPCSPDSTTGLPGYSEAQRSAAISNANSNRYGYQNGASYTWQFETCKSQILKCMECGSSHDTLQQLTTHMMVTGHFIKVTNSASKKGKQLALDPLAIEKMQVLAEPLANETEGDKVSPITASPGDSEKDNQREGTLDKIEESQVKDDKAESKDQKAGEGAFKYPYLREEDLEQQGSSGGGGDILKSLANTVASAINKAQTGTPSWSAYPSIHAAYQLSGIIKSSNPLSASPPIQLKQTFNHKLRSIAPKGKFLQGAGGVETQKGQQQHQNADIKKEKVGISDGKESQNIKFDLVENDDSDCQDNFSTSSKLEADCLNEGSDAIKGKLSPDFSDRGKTPSPPASNGRSATSELVNDTPEILGINPLSALQSVLNNHLGKANKPTNSRSENSQLSACSQSIFAELNRSMEKPAVVHATPARNRVNNAFLFTSNDQPIDLTKYKPNKPSSSHLRPSAPMPQKHALSDIADMVKVLPKATTPKSSMPSRIPTMKLETDVRRFEDVSAEVYSVHKRKGRQSNWNPRHLLILQAQFASSLFLTSEGKYLLSDLGPQERMHISKFTGLSMTTISHWLANVKYQLRKTGGTKFLKSMDTGHPIFYCNDCASQFRTPPAFISHLESHLGFQIKDMCKLPIEHQTKVEKPELSKALSFRATETLVTEEDVDAKFKCKLCCRTFASNHAVKLHLSKTHSKSPENHSQYVEMDKE; this is encoded by the coding sequence tATATGAGCCTGATGAAGATGGCATCATGCAAGAGACCATCCCTGAGGATGACAGAGAGAATGACACTCCAACTGAAGAGGAGGGTTCTGAGAAGACGAGTCCCAAGGCCTCAGAGGACAAAGAGATGGACAACAAAAGCAGTAACAGCTACAGCTACCAGAATTCCCCCGTCAGTGTCCTTTCCAATCAAGAGGCCGAGTTGGAGTCACGCCTTAGCGACACCAGCGATAGACTCTCGCTCTCAGACTTCAAAATGGCCTCACCACCTGAAAGTCAGAAAGTCGAGGAGAGCAGCGGTTCAAAACACAAGGATGACATGCACAGCAGTCTGGAGAGAATGAGGGCTGCGTATGCTAACTTTCTCTCAGATTCCTACTGGACAGGGATTGGGATGGACTTGAAAATTGGCAAAACACCTAGCAAAGCCAACTGTGACAGCACCAATGGGAGCACCAAGAGTGAATTTGACTGGCACCAGGATGCACTCTCCAAAACCTTCCAGCAAACGCAATCCCCAAGGCCTGTGTCCAAACCCAACCTCTTCAGCTCGGTCCACCTCTACAGACAGAGCAGCAAAGCAGGTGGGACGGTGTTCACAGGAGCAAGTCGGTTCAAGTGTAAGGACTGCAGTGCTGCCTACGACTCTATTGTGGATTTAACAGTGCACATGAATAAGAGCGGACattaccaggacaacaaccacggCAAACCGAGCAATGCCTCCACGTCCTCCAAATCAAGAAAAAGAAATTTGCAAGACATGGAAGGGAAAGATGATGCACAGAAAGTTCTGAAATGTATGTTCTGTGGCCATTCTTTTGAATCCCTCCAGGACTTGAGTGTCCATATGATAAAAACAAAGCATTACCAAAAAGTGCCTTTGAAAGAACCAATCCCAGTACTCTCACCCAAATTACTGCCACCAGCAAAGAAACGGGCCTACGAAGCCAATAGACCTTGTTCTCCTGATTCTACCACAGGGTTACCTGGTTACAGCGAGGCCCAACGGTCCGCGGCTATTTCAAATGCTAACAGTAATCGTTATGGTTATCAGAATGGGGCTAGCTACACTTGGCAGTTTGAGACATGCAAGTCTCAGATTCTGAAATGTATGGAGTGTGGGAGCTCACATGATACCCTGCAACAGCTCACCACTCATATGATGGTCACTGGACATTTCATAAAAGTTACAAACTCAGCCTCTAAGAAGGGGAAACAATTAGCTCTGGATCCCTTGGCTATAGAGAAGATGCAGGTATTAGCTGAGCCTCTTGCTAATGAAACTGAAGGTGATAAAGTGTCTCCAATAACTGCTTCCCCAGGGGACAGTGAGAAAGATAACCAGAGAGAAGGCACATTGGACAAAATTGAAGAAAGTCAAGTGAAGGATGACAAGGCAGAGAGTAAGGATCAAAAGGCAGGGGAAGGGGCATTTAAATATCCATATCTCCGCGAGGAGGATCTGGAGCAGCAGGGATCATCAGGTGGAGGAGGGGATATCCTCAAGTCTTTAgccaacacagtggcctctgcAATCAACAAGGCTCAGACTGGGACCCCCAGTTGGAGTGCCTACCCCAGTATCCATGCTGCCTATCAACTCTCTGGGATCATCAAGAGCAGCAATCCCCTCTCAGCGTCTCCCCCTATTCAGCTAAAGCAGACATTCAACCACAAGCTCAGATCGATCGCCCCAAAGGGGAAGTTTCTTCAGGGTGCTGGGGGAGTTGAAACTCAGAAGGGACAGCAACAGCATCAAAATGCGGACATCAAAAAAGAAAAGGTTGGCATTAGCGATGGTAAAGAAAGTCAGAATATTAAGTTTGATCTGGTGGAGAATGATGACAGCGATTGTCAGGACAATTTCTCTACCTCTTCAAAGCTCGAAGCAGACTGTCTGAATGAAGGGAGTGATGCGATCAAAGGGAAGTTGAGCCCAGATTTCTCAGACAGAGGCAAGACACCAAGCCCTCCTGCCAGCAATGGACGAAGCGCTACTTCAGAGCTTGTCAATGACACCCCAGAAATACTGGGCATAAACCCTCTAAGTGCACTGCAGTCAGTTCTGAACAATCATTTGGGTAAAGCAAATAAGCCCACCAATTCAAGATCTGAAAACAGTCAACTATCTGCTTGCTCTCAATCTATTTTCGCTGAACTCAACCGGAGTATGGAGAAACCAGCAGTGGTGCATGCTACCCCTGCTAGGAACAGAGTTAACAATGCCTTTCTGTTTACTAGCAATGATCAGCCAATAGACCTGACAAAATATAAACCTAACAAGCCAAGTTCCTCACATCTACGGCCATCTGCCCCAATGCCACAGAAACACGCTCTGTCTGACATTGCTGACATGGTCAAGGTTCTTCCTAAAGCCACCACACCAAAATCATCCATGCCATCGAGGATACCCACCATGAAACTGGAAACAGACGTGAGACGCTTTGAGGATGTGTCGGCTGAGGTATACTCGGTTCACAAGCGTAAGGGAAGGCAGTCGAACTGGAACCCCCGGCATCTTCTCATCCTCCAAGCCCAGTTCGCCTCCAGCCTCTTTCTGACTTCTGAGGGCAAGTACTTACTCTCAGATCTTGGTCCTCAGGAACGAATGCACATTTCCAAGTTTACTGGACTGTCCATGACAACCATCAGCCATTGGTTGGCCAATGTGAAATACCAACTTAGGAAAACAGGGGGAACCAAGTTTCTGAAGAGCATGGATACTGGCCATCCGATCTTCTACTGCAATGACTGTGCTTCCCAGTTCAGGACACCACCAGCCTTCATCTCCCACCTGGAATCACACCTAGGGTTCCAAATCAAAGATATGTGCAAACTGCCTATCGAACATCAGACGAAGGTAGAGAAGCCAGAACTGTCTAAGGCTCTCAGTTTCCGGGCAACAGAGACGCTAGTCACTGAGGAGGACGTTGATGCTAAGTTCAAATGTAAGCTGTGCTGTAGGACATTTGCTAGTAACCATGCGGTTAAACTCCACTTGAGTAAAACTCACAGCAAATCCCCTGAGAACCATTCACAATATGTGGAAATGGACAAAGAGTAG